A genome region from Alistipes dispar includes the following:
- a CDS encoding family 78 glycoside hydrolase catalytic domain → MMKTRTLCCAASLLLLAGCRSEQPVRPKELRCENLTDPLAIDSARPHFSWKTDAGGDFRQSGYEIRVAADSTELLGEGAGLWNSGRVASGASVLVPYEGRPLASPSLAYWKVRVWDDAGRVSAWSAIRRFGVGILEPSGWTGDWIGLPGTECPLLRRRFEAADTERTHLLHVASLGYHEVYVNGRKVSDRVLAPAVSELGERALSVTYDITSLLAEGRNEVVVWLGPGWYRRDTFRDASTDGPFVNVRLDEIAPEGPRTLLVSDTSWQGGESGYAPTPSATWRPLAFGGECVDGSRVPADLTPETLDGRTWRPVATARLSGLKISPQMCEPNVVRDTLRPRSLRRVADSVWVADMGREFNGWIELRMTGLKKGQRIAIDYSDWTNDDGSYRPQENSSNFEDLYIASGEGTEVFRNRFDHHAFQYLRIRGLAEEPAMLAGYAIQGGYADASTFECSDTDLNAIYDMVEYTLRNLAFGGYVVDCPHLERMGYGGDGNASCRTFQTLFDAAPLYMNWLQMWADCIRDDGGMPHNVPNPYPAGGGPYWCGFLITASWQTYLNYGDFRPVERYYPVMQRWLEYVDRYTVDGLLGRWPDTDYRGWYLGDWLAPEGVDYTAQESVDLVSNCYLCECLDALSKMAALLGREEEAARYGERLQALRTRIGEEFYDPETARYATGSQIDQIYPMLAGVTASEEVPKVTQRLFRETRERLGGHIGCGLVGVTVLTDWAIREGQADFVCSMLRKRDVPGYLAMIDRGATTTWEHWAGDRSRIHNCFNGIGAWFVQALGGIRPDERDPGYRHILFRPQTPAGIRWVRATKETPYGTAAIDWEIAEGRFAADIVVPANSTATFFLPDGVRTCELDGRTTEIPDGRVALAAGRHTLACATGHGNR, encoded by the coding sequence ATGATGAAAACCCGAACTCTCTGCTGCGCGGCGAGCCTGTTGCTGCTCGCCGGCTGCCGCTCCGAGCAGCCCGTGCGCCCGAAGGAGCTGCGATGCGAGAACCTGACCGATCCGCTCGCCATCGACTCCGCCCGTCCTCATTTCAGTTGGAAAACCGACGCCGGCGGCGACTTCCGCCAAAGCGGCTACGAAATCCGCGTCGCGGCGGACAGTACGGAACTGCTCGGCGAAGGGGCCGGGCTCTGGAACTCGGGCCGCGTGGCCTCCGGCGCTTCCGTGCTGGTTCCCTACGAAGGGCGGCCGCTGGCATCCCCCTCGCTGGCCTACTGGAAAGTCCGCGTCTGGGACGATGCGGGCCGCGTATCGGCATGGAGCGCGATCCGGCGGTTCGGCGTCGGCATTCTGGAGCCGTCGGGCTGGACGGGAGACTGGATCGGACTGCCGGGAACGGAGTGCCCGCTGCTGCGCAGGCGTTTCGAGGCGGCGGATACGGAACGGACGCACCTGCTGCACGTCGCCTCGCTGGGTTACCACGAGGTCTATGTAAACGGCCGCAAGGTCTCCGACCGGGTGCTCGCCCCGGCCGTGTCGGAACTCGGCGAGAGAGCCCTTTCCGTCACCTACGACATCACGTCCCTGCTCGCGGAGGGACGGAACGAAGTGGTCGTATGGCTCGGTCCGGGCTGGTATCGCCGCGACACCTTCCGCGACGCATCGACCGACGGACCGTTCGTGAACGTCCGGCTGGACGAGATCGCCCCGGAGGGTCCCCGCACGCTCCTCGTCAGCGACACATCGTGGCAGGGCGGCGAGAGCGGCTATGCACCCACCCCGAGCGCGACGTGGCGGCCCCTGGCCTTCGGCGGCGAATGCGTGGACGGCAGCCGGGTCCCCGCGGACCTGACACCGGAGACGCTCGACGGACGCACGTGGCGGCCCGTCGCCACGGCCCGGCTGTCCGGACTGAAGATCTCGCCCCAGATGTGCGAGCCGAACGTCGTCCGCGATACGCTGCGTCCGCGATCGCTCCGCCGCGTCGCCGACAGCGTATGGGTCGCCGACATGGGCCGCGAGTTCAACGGCTGGATCGAACTGCGCATGACCGGACTGAAAAAAGGGCAGCGCATAGCGATCGACTACTCGGACTGGACGAACGACGACGGATCGTACCGCCCGCAGGAAAACAGCTCCAACTTCGAGGACCTCTACATCGCCTCGGGCGAAGGGACGGAGGTCTTCCGCAACCGCTTCGACCACCACGCCTTCCAATACCTCCGGATCAGGGGGCTGGCCGAAGAACCGGCGATGCTCGCGGGATATGCCATCCAGGGCGGCTATGCCGACGCTTCGACCTTCGAGTGCTCGGACACCGACCTGAACGCCATCTACGACATGGTGGAATATACGCTCCGCAATCTGGCTTTCGGAGGCTACGTGGTAGACTGCCCGCATCTGGAACGCATGGGCTACGGAGGCGACGGAAACGCCTCGTGCCGCACGTTCCAGACACTTTTCGACGCCGCGCCGCTCTACATGAACTGGCTGCAAATGTGGGCCGACTGCATCCGCGACGACGGCGGAATGCCCCACAACGTACCCAATCCGTACCCGGCCGGAGGCGGTCCCTACTGGTGCGGCTTCCTCATCACCGCCTCGTGGCAGACCTACCTGAACTACGGGGATTTCCGCCCCGTCGAGCGCTACTATCCCGTCATGCAGCGCTGGCTGGAATACGTGGACCGATACACCGTGGACGGACTGCTCGGACGATGGCCCGACACGGACTACCGGGGCTGGTATCTGGGCGACTGGCTGGCTCCCGAGGGCGTCGATTACACGGCGCAGGAGTCAGTCGATCTGGTCAGCAACTGTTACCTGTGCGAATGTCTCGACGCCCTGTCGAAGATGGCCGCGCTGCTCGGCCGGGAGGAGGAGGCCGCACGCTACGGCGAACGCCTGCAAGCGCTGCGCACCCGCATCGGAGAGGAGTTCTACGACCCGGAGACGGCCCGCTACGCCACCGGATCGCAGATCGACCAGATCTATCCGATGCTTGCCGGGGTCACGGCCTCCGAGGAGGTTCCGAAGGTCACGCAGCGGCTTTTCCGCGAGACGCGGGAGCGGCTCGGCGGACACATCGGCTGCGGACTGGTCGGCGTGACCGTGCTCACCGACTGGGCCATCCGCGAGGGACAGGCCGACTTCGTCTGCTCGATGCTCCGCAAGCGCGACGTACCGGGCTATCTGGCCATGATCGACCGCGGAGCCACCACCACGTGGGAACACTGGGCCGGCGACCGCAGCCGGATACACAACTGCTTCAACGGCATCGGCGCATGGTTCGTGCAGGCGTTGGGCGGTATCCGCCCCGACGAACGGGACCCGGGCTACCGGCATATCCTATTCCGTCCGCAGACGCCCGCGGGCATACGGTGGGTCCGGGCGACCAAAGAGACGCCCTACGGCACGGCCGCGATCGACTGGGAAATCGCCGAAGGCCGCTTCGCGGCCGACATCGTCGTCCCAGCCAACAGCACCGCCACCTTCTTCCTGCCGGACGGAGTGCGCACCTGCGAACTGGACGGCCGGACGACGGAGATTCCGGACGGCAGGGTAGCGCTCGCAGCCGGACGGCATACGCTCGCCTGCGCAACCGGACACGGCAACCGCTGA
- the atpG gene encoding ATP synthase F1 subunit gamma — protein MASLKEIRARIASVRSTLKITSAMKMVASAKLHRVQGTAEALAEYARRLGRIAAALREGDPEIVASSPLAAPHEVGRRAVVVAFSSDGSLCGAFNANAVRELEHTVGALREEGFAEVEVWPVGEKIAQAAHKAGYAVNDDFRRRAGAVSYRDAAELAQRLMDGYTAGATDRVCLVYNHFHSMGHQVPTRETFLPAVFPSSGAAETEDAARPETPYRPEDVRPDYIYEPDLAKLLGELLPYTLRMRMYEVSLDSATAEHAARMVAMQTATDNAQELLGDLTLTFNKRRQQAITDELADITQSE, from the coding sequence ATGGCTTCCCTGAAGGAAATAAGGGCGCGGATCGCATCGGTCCGGAGTACGCTGAAGATCACCTCGGCGATGAAGATGGTCGCTTCGGCCAAACTGCACCGCGTGCAGGGTACGGCTGAGGCGCTCGCCGAGTATGCACGGCGGCTCGGGCGGATCGCCGCGGCGCTGCGCGAAGGCGATCCGGAGATCGTGGCGTCGTCGCCGCTGGCCGCGCCGCACGAGGTCGGACGGCGTGCCGTCGTGGTGGCCTTCTCGTCGGACGGCTCCCTGTGCGGCGCTTTCAATGCCAATGCCGTCCGCGAGCTGGAGCATACGGTCGGCGCGCTCCGCGAAGAGGGCTTCGCGGAGGTGGAGGTGTGGCCCGTGGGCGAGAAGATCGCGCAGGCCGCGCACAAGGCGGGCTATGCGGTGAACGACGATTTCCGCCGCCGGGCCGGCGCAGTCTCCTACCGCGATGCGGCGGAGCTGGCGCAGCGGCTCATGGACGGCTATACGGCCGGTGCGACGGACCGGGTATGCCTGGTGTACAACCATTTTCATTCGATGGGACACCAGGTTCCGACGCGGGAGACCTTCCTTCCGGCCGTCTTTCCGTCGTCCGGCGCGGCCGAAACTGAGGATGCAGCGCGGCCGGAGACTCCGTATCGTCCGGAGGACGTGCGGCCCGATTATATCTACGAACCGGACCTCGCTAAACTGCTCGGTGAGCTGCTGCCCTACACGCTGCGGATGCGGATGTACGAGGTGTCGCTCGACAGCGCCACGGCCGAGCACGCCGCACGTATGGTCGCCATGCAGACCGCGACGGACAATGCACAGGAGTTGCTGGGCGACCTGACGCTGACCTTCAACAAGCGCCGCCAGCAGGCCATCACCGACGAACTGGCGGACATTACGCAGTCCGAGTGA
- the atpA gene encoding F0F1 ATP synthase subunit alpha — MNKDNIKPAEVSEVLLAELQGIDLKAQYAEVGTTLQVSDGVVRIYGLGNAEANELLEFENGMKAVVMNLEEDNVGAVLLGPTDLIKEGDTVRRTGHTASIRVGEALLGRVITPLGEPLDGKGPIEGGTVEMPLERKAPGVIFRQPVSEPLQTGLKAVDAMIPIGRGQRELIIGDRQTGKTAIAVDAILNQRRNFEAGDPVYCIYVAVGQKASTVAALVETLRQHRAMEYTIVVAATAADPAAMQYFAPFAGAAIGEYFRDTGRHALVVYDDLSKQAVAYREVSLILRRPSGREAYPGDIFYLHSRLLERAAKIIAQEEVAREMNDLPESLRDKVRGGGSLTALPIIETQAGDVSAYIPTNVISITDGQIFLDTNLFNQGNRPAIDVGISVSRVGGNAQIRAMKKVAGTLKIDQAQYRELESFSKFSSDMDAVTAAVLDRGRKNTRLLVQPQYAPMPVEQQIAVLYCGTHGLLRDVPIGKVAEFERLLVETLSATDVFDALRGGAEVEGGIGTKIEEAAARVAASLKA, encoded by the coding sequence ATGAACAAGGATAATATCAAGCCGGCGGAGGTGTCCGAGGTGCTGCTCGCCGAACTGCAAGGCATCGACCTCAAGGCGCAGTACGCCGAGGTGGGTACGACACTGCAGGTGAGCGACGGCGTGGTCCGCATCTACGGACTCGGGAATGCCGAGGCGAACGAACTGCTCGAATTCGAGAACGGCATGAAGGCCGTGGTGATGAATCTCGAGGAGGACAACGTCGGCGCCGTGCTGCTCGGACCCACGGACCTCATCAAAGAGGGCGACACGGTGCGCCGCACGGGCCATACGGCCTCGATCCGTGTCGGCGAGGCGCTGCTCGGACGTGTCATCACGCCGCTGGGCGAGCCGCTCGACGGCAAGGGGCCGATCGAGGGCGGGACGGTCGAGATGCCGCTCGAACGCAAGGCGCCGGGCGTGATCTTCCGCCAGCCCGTGAGCGAGCCGTTGCAGACGGGATTGAAGGCCGTGGACGCCATGATCCCGATCGGCCGCGGACAGCGCGAGCTGATTATCGGCGACCGCCAGACGGGCAAGACGGCCATCGCCGTGGATGCGATTCTCAACCAGCGGCGCAATTTCGAGGCCGGCGATCCGGTCTATTGCATCTATGTCGCCGTGGGTCAGAAGGCTTCGACCGTGGCGGCGCTGGTCGAGACGCTGCGGCAGCACCGGGCGATGGAATACACGATCGTGGTGGCCGCCACGGCTGCCGATCCGGCCGCGATGCAGTATTTCGCACCCTTCGCGGGAGCCGCCATCGGCGAGTATTTCCGCGACACGGGCCGTCATGCGCTGGTCGTGTACGACGACCTGTCGAAGCAGGCCGTGGCCTACCGCGAGGTGTCGCTCATCCTGCGCCGCCCGTCGGGCCGCGAGGCCTATCCGGGCGATATTTTCTACCTCCATTCGCGCCTGCTGGAGCGGGCGGCAAAGATCATCGCGCAGGAAGAGGTGGCCCGCGAGATGAACGACCTGCCCGAGTCGCTCAGGGACAAGGTGCGCGGCGGCGGGTCACTCACGGCGCTGCCGATCATCGAGACGCAGGCCGGCGACGTTTCGGCCTACATCCCGACGAATGTCATTTCGATCACCGACGGCCAGATCTTCCTCGACACGAACCTCTTCAACCAGGGCAACCGCCCGGCCATCGACGTGGGCATCTCCGTGTCGCGCGTGGGCGGCAACGCCCAGATCCGGGCGATGAAGAAGGTAGCCGGAACGCTCAAGATCGACCAGGCGCAGTACCGTGAGCTGGAATCCTTTTCGAAGTTCAGCAGCGACATGGACGCCGTGACGGCGGCCGTGCTGGACCGGGGGCGCAAGAACACGCGCCTGCTCGTCCAGCCGCAGTATGCGCCGATGCCCGTGGAGCAGCAGATCGCCGTCCTCTACTGCGGTACGCACGGTTTGCTGCGCGACGTGCCGATCGGGAAAGTCGCCGAGTTCGAGCGGCTGCTCGTCGAGACGCTCTCGGCCACGGACGTGTTCGACGCACTGCGCGGCGGAGCGGAGGTCGAAGGCGGAATCGGGACGAAAATCGAGGAGGCTGCGGCCCGTGTCGCGGCTTCGCTCAAAGCATAG
- a CDS encoding F0F1 ATP synthase subunit delta, with protein MYTGLIASRYASALAEFSAANGDEERTYDEVRRLIGLYRRDRSLRDVLFSPVVGDEAKLEVLRGAFGRPMSASLEGFVRLVLRHRREHYLYFMFYSFTDLYRRRHNIREALLVTAAPVDDRFAGRVCRAAESRTHGEVRLAREVRPELIGGFVFRMDDVLIDASVAAQLKLLRRKLGCKPNRIV; from the coding sequence ATGTATACCGGATTGATAGCGAGCCGTTACGCATCGGCGCTGGCGGAGTTTTCCGCGGCGAACGGCGACGAGGAGCGCACCTACGACGAGGTGCGGCGGCTGATCGGCCTTTACCGGCGGGACCGTTCGTTGCGTGACGTGCTTTTCTCGCCCGTCGTCGGCGACGAGGCGAAGCTGGAGGTGCTCCGCGGAGCGTTCGGACGGCCGATGAGCGCGTCGCTCGAAGGTTTCGTGCGGCTGGTGCTGCGCCATCGCCGGGAACATTACCTCTACTTCATGTTCTATTCGTTCACGGACCTCTACCGGCGGCGGCACAACATCCGCGAGGCGCTGCTCGTGACGGCCGCCCCGGTGGACGACCGGTTCGCCGGAAGGGTCTGCCGTGCGGCGGAGAGCCGGACGCACGGGGAGGTACGGCTCGCGCGCGAAGTGCGGCCCGAACTGATCGGAGGCTTCGTCTTCCGGATGGACGACGTACTGATCGACGCGAGCGTCGCGGCGCAGCTCAAGCTGCTGCGCCGCAAGTTAGGATGCAAACCCAATCGAATCGTATAG
- the atpF gene encoding F0F1 ATP synthase subunit B, with translation MGLLQPEAGVLFWMTLAFAVVFIVLARYGFPVIVRAIEERKAYIDRSLEEARAAERKLRELDAEGQAVRAAAERERGRILREAAETRDALLAEARRKADEEGARIVAAAREKAEGEREAILQDARHQVALLSIAITEKMLRERLDDEASQTRLAEKMLDEMESRSERKEA, from the coding sequence ATGGGACTTTTACAACCCGAAGCGGGCGTTCTCTTCTGGATGACGCTGGCGTTCGCCGTGGTTTTCATCGTGCTGGCACGGTACGGTTTTCCGGTGATCGTGCGGGCGATCGAGGAGCGCAAGGCGTATATCGACCGGTCGCTGGAGGAGGCCCGCGCCGCGGAGCGGAAGCTCCGGGAGCTCGATGCCGAGGGGCAGGCCGTCCGGGCTGCCGCCGAGCGCGAGCGCGGCCGGATTCTCCGCGAAGCCGCCGAGACGCGCGACGCCCTGCTGGCCGAGGCGCGCCGCAAGGCCGACGAGGAGGGTGCGCGGATCGTCGCCGCAGCCCGGGAGAAGGCCGAGGGCGAACGGGAGGCGATCCTGCAGGATGCCCGTCATCAGGTGGCGCTGCTCTCGATCGCCATTACGGAGAAGATGCTGCGCGAGCGGCTGGACGACGAGGCGTCGCAGACGCGGCTCGCGGAGAAGATGCTCGACGAGATGGAGAGCCGGAGCGAACGAAAGGAGGCATAG
- the atpE gene encoding ATP synthase F0 subunit C — translation MELGTIGAALGAGLAAIGAGLGIGKIGSAAMEAIGRQPEAAGKVRTNMIIVAALIEGVALFAVVVCFLAL, via the coding sequence ATGGAATTAGGAACTATCGGCGCCGCACTCGGCGCAGGGCTCGCGGCCATCGGCGCGGGTCTCGGTATCGGAAAGATCGGTTCGGCCGCCATGGAGGCTATCGGCCGTCAGCCCGAAGCTGCGGGCAAGGTCCGGACGAACATGATTATCGTGGCGGCCCTGATCGAGGGCGTCGCGCTGTTCGCCGTCGTGGTTTGTTTCCTGGCGCTCTGA
- the atpB gene encoding F0F1 ATP synthase subunit A, which produces MNRSFGPFCRVLLLLLAAALFPAGAEAHAAASSAGRAEDTAAQEIAEEEPDVKRIVLGHVGDSYEWHIATAGGREWSLPLPVIVHSPSSGWHCFSAKRLRGGAEYEGLRIAADGDHAGKIVERQSDGSDLRPLDLSITKTVAGLLLNSALVVALVLGAARWYRGRKPDAAAPRGVVGLFETLVESLVDDLIEPCVGPSYRRFAPYLLTVFCFIFLNNLMGLIPFFPGGANVTGNIAVALVLAVATFLVVNLSGSRHYWKDIFWPDVPTWLKVPVPIIPLIELVGVFTKPFALMIRLFANMLAGHAVILSLTCVVFVTVKMGAAVNASMTALSVLFSIFMNCLELLVAFLQAYVFTMLSAVFIGLAQERGGEADAGAEK; this is translated from the coding sequence ATGAATAGATCGTTCGGCCCGTTCTGCCGGGTCCTGCTTTTGCTCCTTGCGGCGGCGCTGTTCCCGGCAGGAGCGGAGGCGCACGCGGCGGCTTCGTCCGCCGGACGTGCGGAGGACACGGCGGCGCAGGAGATCGCGGAGGAGGAGCCGGACGTCAAGCGGATCGTGCTGGGACACGTCGGCGACAGCTACGAGTGGCACATCGCTACGGCGGGCGGCCGCGAGTGGAGCCTGCCGCTGCCCGTCATCGTGCACAGCCCGTCGAGCGGCTGGCACTGCTTCTCGGCGAAACGTCTGCGCGGAGGGGCCGAGTACGAAGGGCTGCGGATCGCCGCCGACGGCGACCATGCCGGCAAAATCGTCGAACGGCAGTCCGACGGCAGCGACCTCCGTCCGCTGGACCTTTCGATCACGAAGACCGTGGCCGGACTGCTGCTCAACAGCGCGCTCGTCGTGGCGCTGGTGCTCGGTGCGGCCCGGTGGTATCGGGGGCGCAAACCCGATGCGGCCGCTCCGCGCGGCGTGGTCGGGCTGTTCGAAACGCTCGTCGAGTCGCTCGTGGACGATCTGATCGAACCCTGCGTGGGGCCCTCCTACCGCCGTTTCGCACCCTATCTGCTGACGGTCTTCTGCTTCATCTTCCTGAATAACCTGATGGGGCTGATCCCCTTCTTCCCCGGCGGTGCGAATGTCACGGGCAATATCGCCGTGGCACTGGTGCTCGCCGTCGCCACGTTCCTCGTGGTCAATCTTTCGGGCAGCCGCCACTACTGGAAAGACATTTTCTGGCCCGACGTGCCGACGTGGCTCAAGGTTCCCGTGCCGATCATTCCGCTCATCGAGCTGGTGGGCGTCTTCACCAAGCCCTTCGCGCTGATGATCCGTCTGTTCGCCAACATGCTGGCCGGGCACGCCGTGATTCTGAGCCTGACGTGCGTGGTGTTCGTCACGGTGAAGATGGGCGCGGCGGTGAATGCTTCGATGACGGCGCTTTCGGTGCTCTTCTCGATCTTCATGAACTGCCTCGAGCTGCTCGTGGCGTTCCTCCAGGCCTATGTCTTCACGATGCTCTCGGCCGTCTTCATCGGACTGGCGCAGGAGCGAGGCGGCGAGGCGGATGCCGGAGCGGAAAAGTGA
- a CDS encoding F0F1 ATP synthase subunit epsilon codes for MLRLVIVSPSGELSRTTAAKVSFPGEAGAFTVLPGHAPLVSGLAAGEIVYAESDGGEEHRLGIAGGFVRVLRDEVEACVEVNDEKY; via the coding sequence ATGTTGCGTCTTGTGATCGTTTCTCCCTCCGGCGAGCTGAGCCGGACGACGGCGGCGAAAGTCTCGTTTCCCGGCGAGGCGGGTGCATTCACCGTGCTGCCGGGCCACGCTCCGCTCGTTTCGGGTCTTGCGGCGGGCGAGATCGTCTATGCCGAATCCGACGGGGGCGAAGAACACCGCCTCGGCATTGCGGGCGGATTCGTCCGCGTGCTGCGCGACGAAGTTGAAGCGTGCGTCGAGGTGAACGATGAAAAATATTGA
- the atpD gene encoding F0F1 ATP synthase subunit beta, translated as MAQVEGYISQIIGPVVDVHFPDLRRESLLPGIHEAMTIRRRDGRELVVEVQQHIGENTVRAIAMDSTDGLQRHMKVTALGGSISMPVGDQIKGRLLNVVGERIDGMRPLDRTHEASIHREPPKFDELATSQEVLYTGIKVIDLLEPYVKGGKIGLFGGAGVGKTVLIMELINNIAKKHNGFSVFAGVGERTREGNDLLREMISSGVIRYGDAFRKSMEEGHWDLSKVDYDEVARSQATLVFGQMNEPPGARLSVALSGLTVAESFRDGGREAGETRDILFFIDNIFRFTQAGSEVSALLGRMPSAVGYQPTLATEMGQMQERITSTRYGSITSVQAVYVPADDLTDPAPATTFTHLDATTVLSRKIAELGIYPAVDPLESSSRILDPNIVGEEHYAVAQRVKQILQRNKELQDIIAILGMDELSDEDRLTVNRARRVQRFLSQPFAVAEQFTGVKGQIIPIEETIRGFKMILDGETDRLPEQAFVNVGTIDDVVRKGEELLRRANA; from the coding sequence ATGGCACAAGTTGAAGGATACATTTCGCAGATCATCGGACCGGTCGTGGACGTGCATTTCCCCGATCTGAGACGGGAGAGCCTGCTGCCGGGCATTCACGAGGCGATGACGATCCGCCGTCGGGACGGGCGGGAGCTCGTCGTCGAGGTGCAGCAGCATATCGGCGAGAACACCGTGCGGGCCATTGCGATGGACTCGACGGACGGATTGCAGCGGCATATGAAGGTGACGGCGCTCGGCGGGTCGATCTCGATGCCCGTGGGCGACCAGATCAAGGGCCGCCTGCTCAATGTCGTGGGCGAGCGGATCGACGGCATGCGGCCGCTGGACCGCACGCACGAGGCGTCGATCCACCGCGAACCGCCCAAATTCGACGAGCTGGCCACCTCGCAGGAGGTGCTCTACACGGGAATCAAGGTGATCGACCTCCTGGAGCCTTACGTCAAGGGCGGCAAGATCGGGCTGTTCGGCGGCGCGGGCGTGGGTAAGACGGTGCTCATCATGGAGCTTATCAACAACATCGCCAAGAAGCATAACGGCTTCTCGGTCTTCGCCGGCGTGGGCGAACGCACGCGCGAGGGCAACGACCTGCTGCGCGAGATGATCTCCTCGGGGGTGATCCGCTACGGCGATGCGTTCCGGAAAAGCATGGAGGAGGGGCATTGGGACCTCTCGAAGGTCGATTACGACGAAGTGGCCCGCTCGCAGGCCACGCTGGTCTTCGGCCAGATGAACGAACCGCCCGGGGCGCGTCTTTCGGTGGCGCTGTCGGGACTGACGGTCGCCGAGTCGTTCCGCGACGGCGGCCGGGAGGCGGGCGAGACGCGCGACATCCTCTTCTTCATCGACAACATTTTCCGCTTCACGCAGGCCGGGTCGGAGGTTTCGGCCCTGCTGGGGCGCATGCCCTCGGCCGTGGGCTACCAGCCGACGCTGGCCACGGAGATGGGCCAGATGCAGGAGCGCATCACCTCGACGCGCTACGGTTCGATCACCTCGGTGCAGGCCGTTTACGTGCCGGCCGACGACTTGACGGACCCCGCCCCGGCCACGACCTTCACGCACCTCGACGCCACGACCGTTCTGAGCCGCAAGATCGCCGAACTGGGTATCTACCCCGCCGTCGATCCGCTGGAGTCCTCGTCGCGCATCCTCGATCCGAATATCGTGGGCGAGGAGCACTATGCGGTGGCGCAGCGTGTGAAACAGATCCTGCAACGCAACAAGGAACTGCAGGACATCATCGCCATCCTGGGCATGGACGAGCTGTCGGACGAGGACCGGCTGACGGTGAACCGCGCGCGCCGCGTGCAGCGGTTCCTTTCGCAGCCTTTCGCCGTGGCCGAGCAGTTCACGGGCGTCAAGGGGCAGATCATTCCGATCGAGGAGACGATCCGGGGCTTCAAGATGATTCTCGACGGCGAGACGGACCGCCTGCCCGAACAGGCTTTCGTCAATGTCGGCACGATCGACGATGTCGTGCGCAAGGGCGAGGAGCTGCTCAGACGGGCGAATGCATAA